Genomic DNA from Desulfosporosinus sp. Sb-LF:
AACATCTACTTGGTCAAATGGAGGGCATATAGTTTATTTATATAGGTTTAAGGGGAATCTGTCGATTCCCCTTAAACCTATATCGCGTATAATCTCTCCCGTATCGTTCAATAGTGCTTGACCCGCAATTGGAGTTTTTGCAGCAGAATCATATCCCTAATTAAAATATTAGATTTTCAGGATCTTCTCACGGTTTTCTTGAACCTCTTTCGTGGCATTACGAGTATCCACCACAAGTTTGGCCTTTCCAACCACTCGTTCATAATCAACCGCAGTATGATCTGTTAAGATCAACACACCATCTGCACCCGTAAGCGCCTCATCAGTTAATGGAACGCTCTCTAGGTGGAGAGTACTTCCGCCGTGCGGCTCGATGACTGGAATATAAGGGTCATGATACGTGATCTTAGCGCCCTGTTTGCGCAAAAGTTCGATGATTTTCAAAGCAGGTGACTCACGCATGTCGTCAATATCTTTTTTGTAAGCTACTCCAAGGAGCAAGATTTCGGCGTCTTTCAAACTTTTATTCACATTATTCAAAGCTCTAACCACTTTATTGACAACATAATAGGACACTTCTACATTAACTTCGCCAGCAAGTTCTATAAAGCGGGTATGGAAGTCGTATTCACGCGCTTTCCAAGTCAGGTAGAATGGATCGATGGGAATACAGTGACCACCGACGCCAGGCCCTGGATAAAACGTTTGAATACCAAACGGTTTTGTTCCAGCCGCTTCAACAACTTCCCAAATATCAATTCCCATGCGATCGCAGAGCATCATCAATTCGTTCACCATCGCTATGTTAACCGCCCGATAAGTATTTTCAAAGACTTTTGTCAACTCGGCAGCAGCAGGTGAAGACACAGGAACAACATTGGCAATGGTTTGAACGTAAAGTGTGTAGGCAATCTCCAAGCAAATGGGGGTCATACCTCCAACCACTTTAGAGGTGTTTTTTGTACTAAAACGTTTATTACCCGGATCTACACGTTCCGGAGAGAACGCGAGGAAGAAATCTTTACCTACCTTAAGTCCCGTCTTTTCCAAGAGAGGAAGAATGACCTCTTCCGTAGTTCCGGGATAGGTTGTACTCTCTAAGGTAATGATCTGTCCTGGTCGAAGGCTTTTCACAATCTCCTCTGTCGAAGCTTGGATGTACGAAATATCTGGATCACGGGTAATTGTCAAGGGAGTAGGCACGCAGATGATCACGACATCACATTCAGCTAAACGAGTAAAATCCGTGGTCGCTACGAGCAATCCCTCGTGCACTAAATTTTGGAGATCCTCGTCTTTGACATCCCCGATATAGTTGTCAGCAGCATTAACCTTATCAACGCGGGCTGGGTTTATATCAAAACCAAGGACTGGAAATCCCACTTTACCCTTTTCAACAGCTAAAGGGAGTCCTACATACCCTAAACCAATTACTCCAATTTGTGCAACGTGTTTCTCGATTTTCTCTTTAAGGGTCTGAGCAACAACATCGTCACAAGTAATAACGTTCTTTACGGTGATCATCTTATTTATTTCCTCCTTAATGATTGGCTAAAGCCTTAGGCGTTTTCTTGCGAAAGGTCGGTATAACCGTTTGCAACAATTCAATAACTTCATCTCTCTTTAAGTAACTACCCCGTTCTCGAACAATATGTGTCAGTTCTTCAAGACGTTCAACGTCAATCACGTTGGGTTTAGCTACAAAAATCCGGCTGTGCTTCGTTGAGGTTGTTCCTTCTTCCGCGGTTAATAATTCTTCAAAGAGTTTTTCGCCCGGTCGAATTCCCGTGAATTGTATCTTAATATCAACATCAGGCTCGAAACCCGAAAGCCGAATTAAGTCTTTGGCTAGATCCACAATTTTTACAGGTTTCCCCATATCCAAGATAAATATTTCTCCGCCCTTCGCCATAGCCCCCGCTTGAATGACTAACTGGGCTGCTTCTGGTATCGTCATAAAATACCGCACCATATCAGGATGGGTGACCGTTACTGGTCCACCTTGAGCTATTTGTCTCTTAAACGTAGGGATAACACTCCCTCTACTCCCTAAGACATTTCCAAACCTTACCGCTACAAACTTTGTTTGTGAACGACGATCAAGACTTTGGATAAGCATTTCCACCGTTCGTTTGGTTGCCCCCATGACACTTGTAGGGTTAACTGCCTTATCTGTAGAGATAGAAACAAACGTTTTTACCTTGACTTTATCCGCCGCTTCAGACAGATTCTGTGTCCCAATGACATTGTTTTTTAATGCTTCTTCGGGATTGCGTTCCATTAGCGGAACATGTTTATGCGCCGCTGCGTGGAAAACAACGCCCGGCTTGTATCGTTCAAAGATTAGAAACACTTTCTCTCGATCTTTGATATCCACTATTTCTGTAATGTAGTCGATTCTGGGATACTCAGACCTTAATTCCTGTTCGATGTCAAAAATACTATTTTCGCCATGCCCAAGTAAAACAAGCTTCTCCGGATTAAACTTCGCAATCTGACGGCTAATTTCCGAGCCAATGGAACCACCTGCTCCAGTAATAAAGACTGTTTCACCTGTCACATATCCTGCTACTTCTTCCAGGTCAACGGAAACAGGGTCTCGTCCTAGTAAATCTTCGACTTGAACCTGTCTTATAGCATTGACATTAATATCTCCACTAATGATGTCATAGACACCAGGCATAATCTTTAACTCAACCCCGGATTTCTCACAGATTTGAACTATTTCCCGCACAGATTCACCTGAAGCTGAAGGCATAGCAATAATAACTTCATCCACATTATGCCCTTTTGCAATGCGCGCGATATCCTTACGCGTACCCAAAACCGGGATTCCAAGTAAATGCAATTTCTGCTTTGCACGATCATCATCGATAAAACCAATCGGTCGTCCATCCCGATAATTGCGATTTTTTAACTCTCGCGCTGCTAACACGCCTGCATCACCAGCTCCAACAATAAGTACTTGCTTTTGCGATCCTGGAACATGCCTAACAAACGTATTTTCTTGTACGATCCGCCAAATAAATCGTGAGCCCCCCACTAAAAACACCATAGCGAGCCATAAAAGTACAGCAGCAGTATGTGGTAGTCTAAACGGGAGTGTCGCTGCTTTAGCCAGGCCATAGAAATAAACCACAGCGACTGTTCCGCCTGTTCCGACGGTTACAGCGTAAATAATGGAAACTAATTCCCCTGTACTGGCATATTGCCAAAGCCGATTATATAATCCAAAAACGTAAAAAACCGTAATATAAAGGATGGTTGAGGCTACTGCTGTATGATAATACGTTTGATAATATTCTAATGGAATACCTCCTTCGAATCGGAGATAAAAACTGCCGAAAGCTGCTAAGTTGATTAACATAACATCAATCAGCATAAGAATTAGTATTCGTTTGCGTAATGACACTTGCTCAGCCCCTTTAAAATAACCTGCGTAAACTTTATCGTTCAAAGTTTACTACAATTTACGTGCCTTTACAACCATTCTATCGAATAGAGACATTAACTGTCGTATTCTATTGGATCTTCTTATTCGTCGGCAACTTGACCCGATGACCAATAACGTAATAGCTAATAGGAAGATAACTGATGAGTCTCACCGCCAAATAACTTATGATCAGTGTCACGGAAAATACGAGTGGGTAAAAAATCCAGTTGCTATAACCTATAGAATGGTTTCTTAAAATTCTAATTGCATACTGGTTAAAAAAGATGTGAATAAGGTATATTCCAAAGGAGTAATCTCCTAATTTGTAAATAGCCTTTTCTAAACTATTCCGTTTCCCCACCAGATTCCTTGCTAGGTTAAACAAAAGCAAAAAGGTTGAAATTCTAAGAATCGGGAAAATGAGTTCCGCGCCCATTAAAAAATAAGCAGGGATTTCATTGTATCGATAGCCCATTTTTAAACCAATAATTATAAAAAAGCTTACCCCTATGGTTAAAACTAACGATATTGTTAAGAAGATAGGGGTTAAACCCTTCAATGAGTTCCTTAATCGCTCAAAGTGGTTAGAGCTATACATCCCCATTCCGAAATAAAACAGATAAGCGATGAAGTTAATTTTCAAAACTCCGAAATAATTGGTATGTAGCCCTTCCATCCAAAGAGTTTGAAGTATCAAAAAAACGGCTAACAAGAGCTCTACCCTATTTTGCTGTTTAAAAAAATTATATATTCTAAGGATCAGTGGGTAGACAATATAAAATTGAATTATGATTGAGAAAAACCATAAGTGGTAGGATGCATCGGAATGCAAGATATTTTTAAATAAGAGAGCGCCATTTTCTTTGATTAGGTTACTTTGCATCACTTCCCAATTGTTAAAGACAGTATAAGCCACTGAAAAAATGAGGTATTGAGGAACAATCGAGCGCACTCTCTTTTGATAAAACTCGCTTAATAAGAAATTAGACGAATAATTCCTGGTTAACACAAAACCGGAAATGAAGACAAATAAGGGCACAGCAAACTGAGAAAATATGTCTGTCCATAAATTTACTAAAACTAAGGTATTAAAGCGTGGTATTTCTGTAAAATAGCCAGACGTATGGATAGCAATGACTGCTAAGACACCAAAGCCTCTTAATAAATGAATTTCCTTAATTGGGCTCAATTTCGCCTGACTGATCCTATTCATATCCATACATAATACTATTCCCTTCTTCTAAGAACCCACTATCATATCTAAATACCCTTAAGAGCAGCTAACCCTTGCTCGAATGCAAGTAGGATCTATATCTATGCTTTGGCTAGTTTTAATTATGTTCTTTAAGTTTCTCCACAAAATCAATTGTTTTTTTATTATTCTGCAACCACGTGACTCTTTCGGAATTGATTTCCTTTATTGCTTGGTTAACAGTCTCTGGTTTTAAGAGTCGACCAAAATCCTTCGGTATCGAAGCGACATCGTGATTTAGCAAACGATCAACTATTAATTCACCCGTCTTTTCTGTGTAGTGAGAGTTGTCCCAATAGTATTGCATAGTATTACTGATTGTTTCTGTCGTAATGCTATTGTATCCCGAAAAGTCCCATACTGGAGTTATCGCTGAAATATCTCTCTTCCACTGCTCAAATTGTCCCCAAAGCCCAGACGTCCTAATTGCTTCCCATTGGGTAGCATGAGACGGGGAAATAAAGACTTTTACATCAATTTTTCTTTCTTTGCACAACTCAATCATAGTCCGAACATCTTGGAGCCGCTGAGCTGAATACTTATAGTTGTAATAAAACTCACCAGAATTGATGTAGACCTTCAATTCCCGTTCAAATGCTTCTTTGCCATCAACCCCTAATATGTGAAACTGCTTAATTCCACTTGCACTAATATGTCCATTTGGAAATATCAGCGGTTCAGGAAGTTTATTATTTAGGTTAAACTTAATTGTATTTAGAGAAGCCTGAACCCCATCCTGAGAAAAAAGAATATTCGTAAAATCGCTCCAATTAATATGATCTTTTCCTAGCCTATCTAAGGTGAAATCTTTCCGCCCCGTATTATGTTCGTTAAATGAATAAAAGTCTAGTCCGATAATAACCTGTTGTATATCCGACTGATTTGCCAAAGCATGCCTTAAATAGGCCAACTCTTCCTCGGTATTGGCGGCACTAAAGCCAGCATTATAAGCCTTTTGTCCAGTGATTTTTTCATAGTAATCAGGATTCAGACCAAAGAAAGTCCGTGAAGACCCCAATAATACTACCTTCGGTTTTAAATCAATGATATCTTCAGCTTTAAATAGGCGTTGATGATTATATTTCTCGATTTTTTGATTGTTTAAGCTAAAATTAGTCAACTTCCAGATTCCATATGGATCGATCAACATATTACTGAGTCCAATTGAACCCACTAAAACAAGAGGAATTAACAAAACAACGATGTTAAACCTTCGATACTTTGTTCCTCTACCCTTCATTTTCTGGTTTTTGTTCATTCCACCTTACCCATTTCTCTAAAATTGAAAGTATAGAAATTCAGCGACATGCCCCAACTGGAGCAGGCATATTGTAAACAAGAACCCTCCTAAAAGGGCCCAGCGCAAGGAAGGGCGGAATCGCGTTGTATGAATTTCTGGCACATTAGGCATTAATACTACAAATAACACTAGTCCAAGCAAAACGAGTAGCTCCTTACCTCCCCCGGGCAATAATGGTAGTTTTCCAAAATTCAAACTAAATCCCAGTACAGATCCGTTGACTCCTGGCAAAACAATTCCATTGAAACCAACCATTCCAAGCACAATGCTCTTAGCGGTGTGCATTGAGTTTGCCCTAAAAAAGACCCAGGCAACCACCACTGCCACAAAGGTTATGGACCAAGCTAACAACTTTGGCAGTTGAATCTTGAGCTTACGCCACAGATGGTTTATAACGAGAAATGTTCCATGTAATCCGCCCCAAATAATAAATGTCCAGCCTGCACCGTGCCAGATGCCGCCCAACAACATAGTGAGCCATAAATTCAAAAATCTTCGAATTTCACCTCGGCGATTGCCGCCAAGGGGAATGTAGAGATAGTTTCTTAAGAAAGTGGATAAGGATATGTGCCAACGTCTCCAAAATTCGATAATAGAAACGGACTTATAGGGAGAAAGGAAATTTACAGGTAAAT
This window encodes:
- a CDS encoding nucleoside-diphosphate sugar epimerase/dehydratase; amino-acid sequence: MSLRKRILILMLIDVMLINLAAFGSFYLRFEGGIPLEYYQTYYHTAVASTILYITVFYVFGLYNRLWQYASTGELVSIIYAVTVGTGGTVAVVYFYGLAKAATLPFRLPHTAAVLLWLAMVFLVGGSRFIWRIVQENTFVRHVPGSQKQVLIVGAGDAGVLAARELKNRNYRDGRPIGFIDDDRAKQKLHLLGIPVLGTRKDIARIAKGHNVDEVIIAMPSASGESVREIVQICEKSGVELKIMPGVYDIISGDINVNAIRQVQVEDLLGRDPVSVDLEEVAGYVTGETVFITGAGGSIGSEISRQIAKFNPEKLVLLGHGENSIFDIEQELRSEYPRIDYITEIVDIKDREKVFLIFERYKPGVVFHAAAHKHVPLMERNPEEALKNNVIGTQNLSEAADKVKVKTFVSISTDKAVNPTSVMGATKRTVEMLIQSLDRRSQTKFVAVRFGNVLGSRGSVIPTFKRQIAQGGPVTVTHPDMVRYFMTIPEAAQLVIQAGAMAKGGEIFILDMGKPVKIVDLAKDLIRLSGFEPDVDIKIQFTGIRPGEKLFEELLTAEEGTTSTKHSRIFVAKPNVIDVERLEELTHIVRERGSYLKRDEVIELLQTVIPTFRKKTPKALANH
- a CDS encoding acyltransferase, with product MNRISQAKLSPIKEIHLLRGFGVLAVIAIHTSGYFTEIPRFNTLVLVNLWTDIFSQFAVPLFVFISGFVLTRNYSSNFLLSEFYQKRVRSIVPQYLIFSVAYTVFNNWEVMQSNLIKENGALLFKNILHSDASYHLWFFSIIIQFYIVYPLILRIYNFFKQQNRVELLLAVFLILQTLWMEGLHTNYFGVLKINFIAYLFYFGMGMYSSNHFERLRNSLKGLTPIFLTISLVLTIGVSFFIIIGLKMGYRYNEIPAYFLMGAELIFPILRISTFLLLFNLARNLVGKRNSLEKAIYKLGDYSFGIYLIHIFFNQYAIRILRNHSIGYSNWIFYPLVFSVTLIISYLAVRLISYLPISYYVIGHRVKLPTNKKIQ
- a CDS encoding nucleotide sugar dehydrogenase, with protein sequence MITVKNVITCDDVVAQTLKEKIEKHVAQIGVIGLGYVGLPLAVEKGKVGFPVLGFDINPARVDKVNAADNYIGDVKDEDLQNLVHEGLLVATTDFTRLAECDVVIICVPTPLTITRDPDISYIQASTEEIVKSLRPGQIITLESTTYPGTTEEVILPLLEKTGLKVGKDFFLAFSPERVDPGNKRFSTKNTSKVVGGMTPICLEIAYTLYVQTIANVVPVSSPAAAELTKVFENTYRAVNIAMVNELMMLCDRMGIDIWEVVEAAGTKPFGIQTFYPGPGVGGHCIPIDPFYLTWKAREYDFHTRFIELAGEVNVEVSYYVVNKVVRALNNVNKSLKDAEILLLGVAYKKDIDDMRESPALKIIELLRKQGAKITYHDPYIPVIEPHGGSTLHLESVPLTDEALTGADGVLILTDHTAVDYERVVGKAKLVVDTRNATKEVQENREKILKI